The genomic segment GCACCCTCTCCGGCGGCGAGGCGCAACGGGTCAAGATGGTCCGGCACCTGGGCTCCAGCCTGACCGACGTCACCTACGTCTTCGACGAGCCCACCGTCGGGCTGCACCCGCACGACATCGCCCGGATGAACGACCTGCTGCTGCGGCTGCGCGACAAGGGCAACACCGTACTGGTGGTCGAGCACAAACCCGAGGTCATCGAGATCGCCGATCATGTGGTGGATCTCGGACCGGGCGCCGGCCCGGCCGGCGGCCAGATCTGCTTCACCGGGAACGTGGCCGGGCTGCGCCGCTCCGGCACCCTCACCGGCCGGCACCTGGACCACCGGGTCGGGCTGCGGGACCATCCGCGCCAGCCGCGCGGCCACCTGTCGATCACCGGCGCCACCCTGCACAACCTGCGCGACGTCAGCGTCGACATCCCGCTCGGCGTGCTGACCGTGGTCACCGGCGTCGCCGGCTCCGGCAAGAGTTCGCTGATCTACGGCTCGCTGCCGCGCCGGGACGGGGTGGTGGTGGTCGACCAGTCGGCGATCCGGGGCTCCCGGCGCAGCAACCCGGCCACCTACACCGGCCTGCTCGACCCGATCCGGGCCGCCTTCGCCAAGGCCAACGGCGTCAAGGCCGCCCTGTTCAGCGCCAACTCCGAGGGCGCCTGCCCGAACTGCAAGGGGATCGGGCTGGTCTACACCGACCTGGCGATGATGGCCGGGGTGGCGACCGTCTGCGAGCAGTGCGAGGGCCGGCGGTTCACCCCGCAGGTGCTCACCTACCGGCTGCGCGGCAAGGACATCAGCCAGGTGCTGGCGATGCCGGTCACCGAGGCCAGGGAGTTCTTCCCGGGCGGCGCGGCCCGGGTCATCCTGGACCGGCTCGCCGACGTCGGCCTCGGCTACCTGGGTCTCGGTCAGCCGCTGACCACGCTCTCCGGCGGCGAGCGGCAGCGGCTCAAGCTCGCCATCCACATGGCCGAGAAGGCCGGCACCTACCTGCTCGACGAGCCGACCAGCGGCCTGCACCTGGCCGACGTGGACCAGCTCCTGGCCCTGCTGGACCGCCTGGTCGACGCCGGCAACACGGTGGTCGTCATCGAGCACCACCAAGCGGTGATGGCGCACGCCGACTGGATCGTCGACCTGGGCCCCGGCGCCGGCCACGACGGGGGCCGGGTCGTCTTCACCGGTACGCCGACAGACCTGATCGCCCACGGCAACACCCTCACCGCCCGCCACCTCGCCACCTACGTCAACGCCCCCTGACCACCGCCCGCGGCGCCACCCACCGCCCGCCGCCGGCGGTCCGTCGCCCGCCACTGCCCACTGCCGCGGTCCGTCGCCCGCCACTGCCGACTGCCCGTCGCCCGCGGTCCTTCGCCCGCCGCCGTCTGCGGTCCTCCGCCGCCGGGCCGCCGCCCGCTGTCCGGCGGGCATCGACATCTGTCGAGTGCCGGGCGCAGCCGCCGCACGAGGTGAACGTCAGTTACCCTACGATCGAGTTTTAGGGTAACTGGTGTTCACCTCGTGCTCGGTCGGCGGTAGTCAGGCGCGGGCGAGCAGCCCGACGGACGTCATCGCCTCGCTGCCGCCGGGGGTGTCGTCGTGCTCGGCGGCCCAGAGCGCCCACTCGACCAGCCGGGCCAGTGCCCAGCGGCGGATCCGGTCGGGCTCCAGCTCCAGTTCGTCGGCGAGCAGGGCCAGCCGGCGCCGTAGCGTCCGGACCGGGTCGGAGTGCGTGAACGGGTCGTCGATCTGCTCCAGCAGCGGCCACGGGTCGTAGGCCGGGTCACCGACCATCGGCTTCGGGTCGATCGCCAGCCAGCCACCGTTCCCGACCGAGCCGGCTGCGGTGGTGCCGGCTGCGGTGGTGCTGGCTGCGGTGGTGCCGGCTGAGGTGGACAGGATGTTGCCGGGGTTGGCGTCGCCGTGCAGCAGGACGGTCCGGTCCGCCGTCGCGGGCAGCGTGCGCAGCAACTCGATGCCGTCGGCCACCAGGCCGGGGTCGTAGCCGGGGCGCAGCCGGGCCATCCGGTCGGCGGCGAGATCGGCCCAGCCGGCCGTGACCGGAGCGAGCCGGGGGATGTCGTCGCCGGGTTCGGGTAGCGGCGCCTGCCACAGCTTCCGCAGCACCTCGCAGCCGGCACGTAGCCGGTCGTCGGCCGGCGCCGGGTCCGTCGCCAGTTCCGTGCCGGGCTGGCAGCGCTGCAGCAGCAGGGCGTGCCGATCCGGATCGTGGGCGAGCAGCCGCACCGCGCCCCGGCCGTTCCACAACCGTAAGGCGACCGGTTCGCCGTACATCTCCGGGTGCGGCCAGCCGATCTTGACGATCGCGGGGGTGCCGTCGGGCAGCTCGGCCGGCGCGACCCAACTGCAGCTCCCGCCATGCAGCGGCGGCGACAACCGCAACCGGTACGCCCGCCGCACCTGCTCGATCAGCTCGGGCAGCTCGTCGAGCCAGGATCGGGCCGCCGGCAGCCGGCGCAGGTTCGCCACCACCGGCAGGGTTGCCGGCACCCACTCGGACAATGCGGCACCCCCCTCGTCGTACTCGCGGCTTGACCCTCGACCGGGTCGAGGCTCAAGGATCGCATCCACGGCCGGGACGCCCGCACACCGTGAAAGAGAGGACCGCCTACATGGACGAGACGCTGACGAGGATCGCCGCCGCGGTCGAACGCGGCCGGTCCGGTGCGCCGGGTCCGGCCCGGGACGAGTTGACCGCGCTCTGGGCCGAGATCGGGCCGACCGGCGACCCGTTCCACCGGTGCACCCTGGCGCACTACCTGGCCGACCTGCAGGAGAGCGCCGAGGCCGAGCTGGAATGGGACAGTCGGGCGTTGGCGGCGGCGACCGAGCTGACCGACGAGCGGGTCCAGCGGCACGATGCGGCACTGCGGGTCCAGGCATTCCTGCCGTCGCTGCATCTGAACCTCGCTGACGTACACCGCCGGCTGGCCGACCCGCAGCTGGCCCGGCAGCATCTGGCGGCGGCCCGCGAGCTGCTCCACCTGCTGCCGGCGGACGCCTACGGCGCGATGGTCCGGGCCGGCGTCGACCACGTCACCTGGGCGCTCGACACCGGTTCGACGGCCCGGCTCGACAGTCACCCCTGAGGGTGGGGCAGTCGTGGCGGGTGGCGCCGGACGCCGATCGCGTGCCAGATCGCGGCGCCGCCCACCACGCCGGTCGCCGCCCAGGAGAGCGTCACCGCTTCGAGGTGCGGTCCGGCCGGCACCAGCGCGGCCAGCGCCGCCAGCGCGACCAGCAACGGTGCCGGGAGGACCCCGAAGACCGCCCGCTTGAACAGCAGGTAGCCGGCGAGGAAGAGCGCCGGTCCGCCGAGCACGCTGGCGATCGTCGCGGTGTCCGCCGGGTCGCCGGGATGGTGCAGGGCCAGGTCGTCGCCGACCGCGGTCACGATGATCCCGGCCACCATCGGGATGTGGTAGTAGGTGTAGGCGGAGCGGCCCAGCCCGCCGGGATCGTCGGCCCCGGCGATCACGTCGCTGGCCGCCTCGGCCGCCCGGTCGAAGTAGATCCACCACAGCGCCACCGTGCCGCCGAACGCCGCGCCGAACGCCGCCAGGGTGAGCCCGGTCGGCGGGACGTCGCCGAAGACCGCGCCGGTGATCAGGATCGATTCGCCCAGTGCGATGATCATCAGCAGTCGGCTCCGCTCGGCGAGATGGCTGCCGGTGATCGGCCAGTCCCGGGTGCCGGAGCGGCCGAGTTTCGGCAGGTAGAAACCGATGGCGGCGGCACCGGTGTCGACGGCGGCGGCGACCGCCCAGAGCCCGAGCCGTAGCTCCTCGGCGCTGAGGCCGCCGGCCACCCAGAACCCGGCCGACAGCGTCCGCCAGGGCAGGATCCGCAGGAAGTTGCGGCGCATCCCGGTGTCGGCCCGCAACAGGACCACCGCGTACGCGCTGCGCCCGACCTGCATCGTCGCGTACGCGGCGGCGAACCACAGACCCCGGTCGCCGTACGCCTCGGGGATGGATGCGGACATCACCAGGCTGGCGCCCATCACGGACAGCAGCAGTGCGCGCATCCGCAGCCGGTCCGGGTCGACCCAGTTGGCCAGCCAGGCGGTGTCCTGCCACGCCCACCAGATGGCGAAGAGCAGGATGCCGGCCTCCGCCACCCCCCGCAGGGTCAGGTGGTCGAGCAGCAGGTGGGTCAACTGGGTCACGGCGAGCACGTACACCAGGTCGAAGAAGAGCTCGACCAGGCTCACCCGGCGGCTCTCGTCCCGGGTCCGGAGTACGCCGCCGTCCCCCTCTGTCATTCCGACTCGCTCCTGCCCGTCTCGCCCGAAATGCACGATACGAGAATTCGATGGTCGAGTCTCCGGAACGCTATCCGGCGATGGTGCGGACACCGAGGCCGACGAGGATGCCGCCGGCCAACCGGTTGAGCGCCCG from the Solwaraspora sp. WMMD1047 genome contains:
- a CDS encoding excinuclease ABC subunit UvrA; translation: MERSAADSHDVIQVRGARENNLADVSVDIPKRRLTVFTGVSGSGKSSLVFGTIAAESRRLINETYTAFLQSFMPSQSRPDVDALRNLSAAIIVDQERMGANSRSTVGTATDAYTMLRIIFSRLGTPQAGPSTAFSFNAPDGMCPECEGLGRVSAVDVNELVDVEKSLNEGAITVPNFGPDTWYWKGLAHSGLYDPDLPLKDFTEQQWADFLHKPATKMKIGGMNTTYEGLVVKVQRLYLSKDRESMQPHIRSFVDRAVTFTTCGACDGARLNQAALAAKIKDRNIADCAAMQISDLAEFVRDLKDDSVGPLLDTLGGTLDSLVEIGLGYLSLDRESGTLSGGEAQRVKMVRHLGSSLTDVTYVFDEPTVGLHPHDIARMNDLLLRLRDKGNTVLVVEHKPEVIEIADHVVDLGPGAGPAGGQICFTGNVAGLRRSGTLTGRHLDHRVGLRDHPRQPRGHLSITGATLHNLRDVSVDIPLGVLTVVTGVAGSGKSSLIYGSLPRRDGVVVVDQSAIRGSRRSNPATYTGLLDPIRAAFAKANGVKAALFSANSEGACPNCKGIGLVYTDLAMMAGVATVCEQCEGRRFTPQVLTYRLRGKDISQVLAMPVTEAREFFPGGAARVILDRLADVGLGYLGLGQPLTTLSGGERQRLKLAIHMAEKAGTYLLDEPTSGLHLADVDQLLALLDRLVDAGNTVVVIEHHQAVMAHADWIVDLGPGAGHDGGRVVFTGTPTDLIAHGNTLTARHLATYVNAP
- a CDS encoding aminoglycoside phosphotransferase family protein, which gives rise to MSEWVPATLPVVANLRRLPAARSWLDELPELIEQVRRAYRLRLSPPLHGGSCSWVAPAELPDGTPAIVKIGWPHPEMYGEPVALRLWNGRGAVRLLAHDPDRHALLLQRCQPGTELATDPAPADDRLRAGCEVLRKLWQAPLPEPGDDIPRLAPVTAGWADLAADRMARLRPGYDPGLVADGIELLRTLPATADRTVLLHGDANPGNILSTSAGTTAASTTAAGTTAAGSVGNGGWLAIDPKPMVGDPAYDPWPLLEQIDDPFTHSDPVRTLRRRLALLADELELEPDRIRRWALARLVEWALWAAEHDDTPGGSEAMTSVGLLARA
- a CDS encoding low temperature requirement protein A, giving the protein MTEGDGGVLRTRDESRRVSLVELFFDLVYVLAVTQLTHLLLDHLTLRGVAEAGILLFAIWWAWQDTAWLANWVDPDRLRMRALLLSVMGASLVMSASIPEAYGDRGLWFAAAYATMQVGRSAYAVVLLRADTGMRRNFLRILPWRTLSAGFWVAGGLSAEELRLGLWAVAAAVDTGAAAIGFYLPKLGRSGTRDWPITGSHLAERSRLLMIIALGESILITGAVFGDVPPTGLTLAAFGAAFGGTVALWWIYFDRAAEAASDVIAGADDPGGLGRSAYTYYHIPMVAGIIVTAVGDDLALHHPGDPADTATIASVLGGPALFLAGYLLFKRAVFGVLPAPLLVALAALAALVPAGPHLEAVTLSWAATGVVGGAAIWHAIGVRRHPPRLPHPQG